GAGTTCCTTCGCGTAGTTCCAGAGGTTCGGATACTCGTGGACGGCCCGCCGGTTGCACTTGAAGTGGGTGTGATACACGTGGTCGAATCTGACCAGGGTGGCGAACATCGCGATGTCGGCCTCGGTGAGCACGTCGCCCGCGAGGAATCGGTTCTCTTCGAGTACCCCTTCCCAGCGGTCGAGGGCGTCGAACAGGTCCTCGACCGCCTCGTCGTAGGCGTCCTGGGACTTCGCGAACCCCGCGCGGTAGACGCCGTTGTTGATGGGGTCGTAGATGTCGTCGAGAATCTCCTCGACGTCCTCGCGGTGGCCCTCGGGCCACAGGTCCACGTCGCGTTTCGCGTGCTCGTCGAACTCGGTGTTGAGCATCCGCATGATTTCGCGGGACTCGTTGTTGACGATGGTCTCCTCCTCTTTGTCCCAGAGTACCGGCACCGTGACGCGCCCCGTGAAGTCGTCGTCCGCGCGGACGTAGATGTCGCGCAGGAACTCCTCGCCGTGGAGGGGG
This Halogeometricum sp. S3BR5-2 DNA region includes the following protein-coding sequences:
- a CDS encoding glutathione S-transferase family protein, whose protein sequence is MNMLVDGEWRTDAYESTNDDGEFDRQETSFRNWVEDDPDAAFPAESGRYHLYISRACPWAHRAAMTRRLKGLEDAISLSVVEPVRIDDGWEFSEEYPDPLHGEEFLRDIYVRADDDFTGRVTVPVLWDKEEETIVNNESREIMRMLNTEFDEHAKRDVDLWPEGHREDVEEILDDIYDPINNGVYRAGFAKSQDAYDEAVEDLFDALDRWEGVLEENRFLAGDVLTEADIAMFATLVRFDHVYHTHFKCNRRAVHEYPNLWNYAKELAQLPGVEETINLDHIKRHYYESHGDVNPSRIVATGPDIDFFESHDRDRLAADLPESLRRDAPPADD